The genomic window CGGAACCAGCACGGCGGTGACAATCACACAAGTTGCCACCAGGACAGTAGCTGTTGGCGCCGCGCTCTTATAGGAAGTATCTACAGCCGCAATGGCGGCCGGAACGGCAGCGGCATTGCCGGCGGTGGATGCGGCGGACAAACCGGCAATACCATTGCCGCCAGTTAGTTTATCGGCAATGAAAAGAATGCAGCCGCTGACGGCGACAACAGCGACACCCATCAGAATTCCCAGCATGCCGCCTTTGATAATACTGCTCAGATTAATGCCACAGCCGAGACCAAAGGCAAAGAAGGGAATGAGCACGGGAACTGCTTTAGCAAGATAATCGCGCATATCCCGGTCCAGATTGCCAAGAACCATGCCAATAATTAAGGGCAGAATAGCTCCGACGAAGGTTTGCCAAGGGAAGGCCGCCAATCCTGCAATTCCGAGGGTAACCATGGTCCAGAAGGGACCGGG from Acetonema longum DSM 6540 includes these protein-coding regions:
- a CDS encoding 2-keto-3-deoxygluconate permease produces the protein PGPFWTMVTLGIAGLAAFPWQTFVGAILPLIIGMVLGNLDRDMRDYLAKAVPVLIPFFAFGLGCGINLSSIIKGGMLGILMGVAVVAVSGCILFIADKLTGGNGIAGLSAASTAGNAAAVPAAIAAVDTSYKSAAPTATVLVATCVIVTAVLVPIVTAWWAKQINAKA